One window of Acropora palmata chromosome 1, jaAcrPala1.3, whole genome shotgun sequence genomic DNA carries:
- the LOC141876484 gene encoding DNA topoisomerase 3-beta-1-like, whose protein sequence is MVRISVEQTTAAKPPVCHVEECQKFPRSQSFEALFTATRHHLFTMKTVLMVAEKPSLAQSIAKFLSKGQMSTRKGLNGACSVHEYNGQFNKEPAKFKMTSVCGHVMSLDFHHKFNNWDAVDPQELFTATTLKKEANEKLQMPKFLKHEGKGVDYVVLWLDCDKEGENICFEVLDCIKPVMNKRAGKTVFRAKFSAITETDISAAMQRLGDPNQNEARSVDARQELDLRIGCAFTRFQTKYFQGKYGDLDSALISYGPCQTPTLGFCVKRHDQIQAFKPETYWVLKPQVHHPSGQLMTLEWERARVFDKEVAVVFQKMVKSSKLATVIGVSKKEKAKQRPLALNTVEMLRCASSGLNIGPQQCMQIAERLYTQGYISYPRTETTHYPENFDLKGVLHQQQSNPVWGSFVHDLLEKGMNKPRKGHDAGDHPPITPMKPAKEAELGGDAWRLYEFIAISFIASVSYDCKYMQTTVNFGIGQERFSFSGKTVTSPGFTSVMLWQAVSNDERMPPCQKDDTYEITEVKLEERQTSPPDYLTESELISLMEKHGIGTDASIPVHINNICERNYVQVLSGRKLCPTPLGIVLVHGYQKIDSQLVLPTMRSAVEQQLNLIALGKVDFDSVLQHALGIFTRKFAYFVQTITSMDELFEVSFTKLKDSGKPMSRCGKCNRYMKYINAKPSRLHCAHCNETYSLPQNGTIKLFQELKCPLDDFELVVWSTGGKGKSTSVCPFCYNHPPFPEMHKGMGCNQCTHPTCAHSEESLGVADCSECENGSLVLDPTSGPKWKLACNKCNLVVHVFDDATKVSVTDQECDCGSTLLNVDYSRTKSPLPEDKTQHQGCIFCDPLLKPLVKLSHAVSKHPMYKVGRGRGGRQGRGSKRGKGRGRPKDKMSQLASYFV, encoded by the coding sequence ATGGTACGCATATCGGTTGAACAAACAACCGCTGCAAAGCCACCAGTTTGCCACGTGGAGGAATGTCAAAAATTTCCGCGATCACAATCGTTTGAGGCTTTATTTACAGCAACAAGACATCACCTATTCACCATGAAGACTGTGTTAATGGTCGCAGAGAAACCTTCGCTTGCACAATCAATCGCCAAGTTTCTTTCCAAGGGACAGATGTCCACGCGAAAGGGTTTGAACGGTGCTTGCTCTGTGCACGAATACAATGGGCAATTTAACAAAGAACCGGCGAAGTTTAAAATGACCTCTGTGTGTGGCCACGTAATGAGCCTGGATTTCCATCATAAATTTAACAACTGGGACGCTGTAGACCCACAAGAGTTGTTTACTGCGACCACTCTGAAGAAAGAAGCCAACGAGAAGTTGCAAATGCCAAAGTTTTTGAAACACGAGGGTAAGGGCGTTGATTACGTGGTCTTGTGGTTGGATTGCGACAAAGAAGGCGAGaacatttgttttgaagtgctggATTGCATCAAACCTGTCATGAACAAGAGGGCCGGTAAAACAGTGTTTCGTGCTAAGTTTTCAGCAATCACAGAGACAGACATCAGTGCAGCAATGCAACGCCTAGGTGACCCCAACCAAAATGAAGCAAGATCTGTGGATGCGAGGCAAGAGCTGGATTTGAGGATTGGTTGTGCTTTCACACGATTTCAGACCAAGTACTTCCAGGGAAAATATGGTGACCTGGACAGTGCATTGATATCTTATGGCCCATGCCAGACACCGACTCTCGGATTTTGTGTTAAACGTCATGACCAGATACAGGCATTCAAACCTGAAACATATTGGGTCCTAAAGCCACAGGTACATCACCCTAGTGGCCAGTTGATGACACTTGAGTGGGAAAGAGCTAGAGTGTTTGACAAAGAAGTAGCTGTCGTGTTTCAGAAAATGGTCAAGTCTTCAAAATTAGCAACTGTGATTGGTGtttccaaaaaagaaaaggctaaGCAAAGACCTTTGGCTTTGAACACTGTTGAAATGCTGCGTTGTGCTTCTTCGGGGCTAAATATAGGTCCACAACAGTGTATGCAGATAGCAGAAAGGCTGTACACTCAGGGGTACATAAGCTACCCAAGAACTGAAACTACACATTATCCCGAAAATTTTGATCTCAAAGGTGTTCTGCATCAACAGCAGTCAAACCCAGTGTGGGGATCATTTGTGCACGACCTTCTTGAAAAGGGAATGAACAAGCCCAGGAAAGGACATGACGCTGGGGACCACCCACCTATTACGCCAATGAAACCAGCGAAAGAGGCTGAATTAGGAGGTGATGCGTGGAGACTGTATGAGTTTATCGCTATATCCTTCATCGCTAGTGTCAGCTATGACTGCAAATACATGCAAACAACTGTTAACTTTGGAATTGGTCAGGAACGATTTTCATTTAGTGGGAAGACTGTTACAAGCCCAGGTTTCACTTCTGTCATGCTCTGGCAAGCTGTGTCCAATGATGAACGGATGCCACCTTGCCAAAAGGATGACACGTATGAAATAACAGAAGTGAAACTTGAAGAGCGTCAGACATCACCTCCTGATTATCTTACAGAGAGTGAGCTTATTTCATTGATGGAGAAACATGGGATTGGCACAGATGCCAGTATTCCAGTTCACATTAATAACATCTGTGAAAGGAACTATGTTCAAGTTTTAAGTGGTAGAAAGCTTTGTCCTACTCCTTTGGGGATTGTCTTGGTGCATGGATACCAGAAAATTGATTCACAACTTGTTCTTCCGACTATGCGATCAGCTGTTGAGCAGCAATTAAACCTTATTGCCCTTGGTAAAGTTGACTTTGACTCAGTCTTGCAGCATGCTCTAGGGATCTTCACCAGGAAGTTTGCTTATTTTGTGCAAACCATTACCAGCATGGATGAGCTGTTTGAGGTTTCCTTCACCAAGCTGAAAGATTCTGGGAAGCCCATGTCGAGATGTGGCAAATGCAACAGGTACATGAAATACATTAATGCCAAACCAAGCCGTCTCCATTGCGCTCATTGCAATGAAACCTACAGCCTTCCACAGAATGGCACCATCAAACTTTTCCAGGAACTTAAATGTCCCTTGGATGACTTTGAGTTGGTGGTTTGGTCTACAGGTGGAAAAGGCAAAAGCACCTCTGTGTGTCCCTTCTGCTACAACCACCCACCCTTTCCTGAAATGCATAAAGGAATGGGCTGCAACCAGTGCACACATCCAACATGTGCTCACTCTGAGGAGAGCCTTGGAGTAGCGGATTGCTCAGAATGTGAGAATGGCAGCCTTGTTCTTGACCCTACATCTGGTCCAAAGTGGAAGCTGGCATGCAACAAATGCAACCTTGTGGTGCATGTTTTTGATGATGCAACAAAAGTTAGTGTGACTGATCAGGAATGTGACTGTGGATCAACTCTTCTGAATGTTGATTATAGCCGCACCAAGTCTCCTTTACCAGAAGATAAGACTCAACACCAGGGTTGTATCTTCTGCGATCCACTGCTCAAGCCTTTGGTGAAGTTGTCGCATGCTGTATCGAAACACCCGATGTATAAAGTTGGAAGAGGCAGGGGTGGACGACAGGGCCGGGGCAGTAAAAGAGGAAAGGGCAGGGGGAGACCAAAGGACAAGATGTCACAACTGGCGTCTTATTTTGTCTAA
- the LOC141876489 gene encoding protein O-mannosyl-transferase 1-like, with translation MQTFLKKLLVFHSNRFKTMSGELAGSDDVDAKYNPPDEKPKSSRTANGLAQDIQLQKVEKKYLDHQPRSSDTPPLSMNVELNFIWLILIGLSFGTRMWRLTTPKHVIFDEVHFGQFTNFFMQNKFFFDFHPPLGKLMFALTAYFSGYDGQFAFADIGQDLGEYEQLVWNLRFVPAFLGSLVVPIVYEIIIDLGCSHWAAALGGFLATFDNMLIVHSRLVMLDGPLLFFTTASLLCYLKFHKESKRPFTPKWCMWLGLTGIALLGAYSTKFTGIFTFITVGFLTGRDLWKLIGNHALPLRELTKHVASRVVGLVIFPGILYLLQFYVMFAVLQKSGPHDDMMSSAFQASLEGGLAKVTLGQANDVAYGSQVTLRNTFGKQCWLHSHEHTYPVKYPDGRGSSAQQQVTCYGFKDVNNWWIIKDPGRDSLAIDYPPRPVHNGDIIQIVHGVTGRALNSHDVAAPLNPANQEVSCYIDYNISMAAQNLWKVDILNPDGSNIWKTIHSQIRLIHVNTSQAIKISGMSLPEWGFHQLEVCTDKSIKQTNTIWNVEEHQQNITYPEGHVAEDEVNKTEVQELASKPMPFFTKFWELQLKMLESKKELANEHTFGSRPSWWPLMRRGVAFWIAKDTNAQIFCIGNPFVWWATTLSIPVYFGLLVLYLLRRRRKVHDLSDASWNQFVFVGEAVVIGYLLHFITFFPMERTLFIHHYLPALFFKIVLLPVLMEHVHRNVLKLKALQWMLYACCALFIVIVLWGFHFFSPFTYGSVALSSTEVNQRKWLNTWGMLSHPNT, from the exons ATGCAAACATTTCTAAAAAAACTACTAGTTTTCCATAGCAATCGATTTAAAACAATGTCGGGTGAGTTGGCAGGATCAGATGACGTCGACGCAAAGTATAATCCTCCAGATGAGAAACCTAAATCAAGCAGAACTGCAAATGGTCTAGCGCAG GATATACAGTTGcagaaagtggaaaaaaaatacttagaCCATCAGCCAAGAAGCAGTGATACTCCGCCTCTCAGCATGAACGTGGAGCTGAATTTCATCTGGTTGATTTTAATAGGCCTCTCATTTGGTACAAGAATGTGGAGACTTACCACCCCAAAACATGTCAT ATTCGATGAAGTGCATTTTGGCCAGTTTACAAACTTCTTCATGCAGAATAAATTCTTCTTCGATTTTCATCCCCCATTAGGAAAACTCATGTTTGCACTAACAG CTTATTTTTCTGGATATGATGGACAGTTTGCATTTGCTGACATTGGTCAAG ATCTTGGGGAATATGAACAGCTTGTGTGGAATTTACGTTTTGTTCCTGCTTTTCTTGGTAGTCTTGTTGTACCTATTGTTTACGAG ATAATCATTGACCTGGGCTGTTCTCACTGGGCTGCTGCTTTGGGAGGTTTCTTAGCAACATTTG ACAACATGCTTATTGTGCACAGTAGACTTGTCATGCTGGATGGCCCTCTGCTATTTTTCACAACAGCATCATTACTGTGTTATCTTAAATTTCACAAAGAATCCAAAAG GCCATTCACCCCAAAGTGGTGTATGTGGTTAGGGCTTACTGGCATTGCACTATTGGGTGCTTACAG CACCAAATTCACAGGCATTTTTACCTTCATTACTGTTGGGTTTTTGACTGGACGAGACCTGTGGAAACTCATTGGAAATCACGCACTTCCATTG AGAGAGCTAACCAAGCATGTTGCGAGCAGGGTTGTTGGTCTAGTCATCTTTCCTGGAATCCTGTATTTACTTCAGTTTTATGTAATGTTTGCTGTTTTACAAAAGAGTGGGCCGCACGATGACATGATGTCCAGTGCTTTCCAAGCAAGTCTGGAG GGAGGATTGGCTAAAGTTACCCTTGGACAAGCAAATG aTGTGGCTTATGGATCTCAAGTCACACTAAGAAACACATTTGGAAAGCAATGTTGGTTGCATTCTCACGAACACACCTACCCTGTTAAGTATCCTGATGGGCGTGGTAGCTCGGCACAACAGCAGGTCACGTGCTACGGCTTCAAGGATGTTAATAACTGGTGGATCATTAAAGACCCTGGCAG AGACTCTCTTGCAATCGATTATCCACCGAGACCTGTGCATAATGGTGATATCATTCAGATTGTCCATGGGGTAACTGGTAGAGCGTTAAACAG ccACGATGTAGCTGCTCCGCTAAACCCAGCCAACCAGGAGGTGTCCTGTTATATTGACTACAACATTTCTATGGCAGCCCAAAACTTGTGGAAAGTG GATATTTTAAACCCTGACGGAAGCAATATCTGGAAGACGATTCATTCTCAAATCAGGTTAATTCACGTGAACACGTCACAGGCCATCAAG ATATCTGGAATGTCGTTACCCGAGTGGGGTTTTCATCAGCTCGAAGTATGTACAGACAAGTcgatcaaacaaacaaacaccaTCTGGAATGTTGAAGAACACCAGCAGAATATAACTTACC CCGAGGGACACGTTGCAGAAGATGAAGTTAATAAAACAGAAGTCCAAGAACTCGCCTCTAAACCCATGCCTTTCTTCACCAAGTTCTGGGAGCTACAG cTGAAGATGTTGGAATCCAAAAAAGAACTTGCAAATGAACACACGTTTGGTTCTCGTCCTTCGTGGTGGCCTTTAATGAGACGAGGAGTTGCGTTCTGGATTGCAAAAGACACAAAT GCCCAGATCTTTTGCATAGGAAATCCTTTTGTTTGGTGGGCGACAACCCTTTCGATTCCAGTCTATTTTGGACTTTTAGTGTTATACTTATTAAGGAGGAGACGGAAAGTACACGATTTATCCGATG cttCCTGGAATCAGTTTGTGTTTGTTGGAGAGGCCGTGGTAATAGGTTATTTACTCCATTTCATCACGTTTTTTCCCATGGAGAGGACGCTATTTATCCATCATTATCTGCCCGCTTTGTTCTTTAAAATTGTGCTCTTACCTGTTCTGATGGAGCATGTTCATCGAAACGTCCTCAA ACTTAAAGCATTGCAGTGGATGCTGTACGCCTGTTGTGCCTTGTTCATTGTTATCGTCCTTTGGGGATTTCATTTCTTCAGCCCATTCACATACGGCAGTGTGGCCCTCTCATCGACGGAAGTTAATCAACGGAAATGGCTTAACACATGGGGCATGCTCTCTCACCCGAACACGTGA
- the LOC141876546 gene encoding putative E3 ubiquitin-protein ligase makorin-1, producing MAVYQGLSCTATKQILCRYYMHGTCREGDNCRYSHDLKDKPSMVCKYYLQGACYYGSKCRYDHVKPRSKSSSGPKPMPLLPQDVEDKENNMVTLTKHKPTNTKNWADAAEFLPGGTFKGCDKRTADAQETFDGTLSSVSYSAAAQYGLEFVDQNADEDTFQTLCPYEMAEGECPFIESCSYLHGLECEYCGMKCLHPYDTTQQEEHRQACIEIHEKDMEHSFAVQRSEGVTCGICLEAVRNKENPSDQRFGILTNCNHAFCLSCIRQWRGTSDSSANKIVRTCPICRVPSAFVTPSEVWVDDPVEKGKLIEGYKTALKEKPCRYFNEGKGTCPFGSSCFYKHAYPDGRIEEVSLRRWNTSQGKTKIGRAHRLWDFLEALEDERTTEYTIIVLEDTDDTD from the exons ATGGCTGTGTATCAGGG gtTATCATGTACGGCGACCAAGCAGATCTTGTGCAG GTACTATATGCATGGTACTTGCAGAGAAGGAGACAACTGCAGATATTCCCATGACTTGAAAGATAAACCATCTATG GTTTGTAAGTATTACCTTCAAGGAGCATGTTATTATGGAAGTAAATGCCGGTACGATCATGTTAAACCAAG ATCTAAAAGTTCCTCTGGTCCCAAACCAATGCCTTTACTGCCACAGGACGTAGaagataaagaaaacaat ATGGTTACACTTACAAAACACAAACCAACAAATACGAAAAACTGGGCAGATGCCGCTGAATTTCTCCCG GGGGGGACATTTAAAGGCTGTGACAAGAGAACAGCTGATGCTCAAGAAACA tttgatgGCACCCTGTCATCAGTTTCATATTCAGCAGCTGCTCAGTATGGTTTAGAATTTGTTGACCAAAACGCTGATGAAGACACTTTTCAAACG CTCTGTCCATATGAGATGGCAGAGGGTGAATGTCCTTTCATTGAAAG TTGCAGTTATTTACACGGGTTAGAGTGTGAATATTGTGGCATGAAATGTTTGCACCCATACGACACAACACAACAAGAAG AGCACCGCCAAGCGTGCATCGAAATCCACGAGAAAGACATGGAACATTCATTCGCTGTGCAAAG GAGCGAGGGTGTCACGTGTGGAATCTGTCTAGAAGCGGTGCGGAACAAGGAAAACCCAAGCGATCAAAGATTTGGAATCCTAA CGAATTGCAATCACGCTTTCTGTCTGTCATGTATTCGTCAATGGAGAGGCACATCTGACTCGTCTGCAAACAAGATTGTCAG AACGTGTCCAATTTGTCGTGTCCCGTCTGCGTTTGTGACACCG AGTGAAGTTTGGGTTGATGACCCCGTGGAAAAGGGAAAGCTTATTGAAGGCTACAAGACGGCGTTGAA AGAGAAGCCCTGCAGGTATTTCAATGAAGGAAAAGGGACTTGTCCGTTTGGTTCTAGTTGCTTCTATAAACACG catACCCAGACGGTAGAATTGAAGAAGTAAGCCTAAGACGATGGAATACTTCACAGGGAAAAACGAAGATCGGGAGGGCCCACAG GTTATGGGACTTTCTGGAAGCTCTTGAGGACGAAAGGACAACAGAATACACCATAATTGTTTTAGAAGATACCGATGATACAGACTAG
- the LOC141876509 gene encoding zinc transporter Slc39a7-like: protein MALRTQYVFLALFCLAVVIALDGDHEGIEIEHADHVKYFEREDEHHHDHEGHHHHHGHSHEFDHHHGHDDHHGHSHEFYHEDIHEDFEHPAMKYMKEAQIPHGNQQAGKHDHHDSHHGHGHDSHHGHSHEPHHGHSHEPQHGHSHESHHGHSHEQFEHPAKKYQKQAQGPGTPSAAKTKASLKPSPEKKDRWTKWLQAIAATLLISAAPFFILFFIPLQSNSADQQPLLKVLLAFASGGLLGDAFLHLIPHAISPHSHHGEHTHDHSHSHSHGAHSHESAHDHSSEMVVGLWVLAGLITFLMVEKFVRLVKGGHGHSHSHGVPQTKDKNGDVAHKDQEPLSEETDQELKETKKAEEVKQSEKDETETTPVQDHDHVEEIKVAGYLNLAADFTHNFTDGLAIGASFLVSRNLGIITTLTILLHEVPHEIGDFAILVQSGCNKKKAMLLQLTTATGALAGTFCGLLAENIGESATLWILPFTAGGFIYIATVSVIPELLADTKVGQTIKELIGLFVGVMMMVLIAKFE, encoded by the exons ATGGCACTTAGAACACAGTACGTTTTTCTTGCCTTATTTTGCTTAGCAGTTGTAATTGCTCTGGATGGTGATCATGAAGGCATCGAGATAGAACATGCCGATCATGTGAAATACTTCGAACGAGAAGACGAACACCACCATGATCATGAAggacatcatcatcatcacggACACAGCCACGAATTTGACCACCATCACGGTCATGATGATCATCATGGTCATAGCCATGAGTTTTATCACGAAGATATCCACGAAGATTTTGAACATCCAGCTATGAAATATATGAAAGAAGCCCAAATTCCTCACGGAAATCAACAAGCTGGCAAGCACGACCATCATGATTCTCACCATGGACACGGCCACGACTCTCACCACGGACACAGCCATGAACCTCACCACGGACACAGCCATGAACCTCAGCACGGACACAGCCATGAATCTCACCACGGACACAGCCATGAGCAGTTTGAACACCCCGCTAAGAAATATCAAAAGCAAGCTCAAGGCCCTGGAACACCTTCCGCTGCGAAAACTAAAGCTTCTCTCAAACCTTCTCCTGAAAAGAAGGACAGATGGACCAAGTGGTTGCAGGCAATCGCTGCCACGTTGCTGATCAGCGCGGCTCCGTTCTTCATCCTCTTCTTTATCCCACTTCAGAGCAATTCAGCCGATCAACAACCGCTTCTAAAAGTTCTCCTGGCTTTTGCCTCAGGCGGGCTTTTGGGGGATGCGTTTCTGCATTTGATCCCTCATGCCATTTCACCTCACTCGCATCATGGCGAACACACACACGACCATTCGCATTCTCATTCCCACGGGGCTCATTCACATGAGAGCGCACACGATCATTCCTCTGAAATGGTAGTTGGTCTTTGGGTTCTAGCTGGCCTGATCACGTTTTTGATGGTAGAGAAATTTGTTCGACTTGTGAAAGGCGGTCATGGACATTCTCATTCACATGGTGTCCCACAGACGAAGGATAAAAATGGAGATGTTGCTCACAAAGATCAAGAACCACTATCCGAAGAAACAGACCAggaattaaaagaaacaaaaaaggcaGAGGAAGTTAAACAAAGCGAGAAAGATGAGACCGAAACTACGCCAG ttcAAGACCATGATCATGTTGAGGAGATCAAGGTAGCCGGGTACTTAAATCTCGCTGCAGATTTCACTCATAATTTTACTGATGGACTTGCCATTGGGGCATCATTTCTTGTTAGCCGCAACTTGGGAATAATCACTACTCTCACAATTCTCCTACATGAAGTTCCTCATGAGATTGGGGACTTTGCAATCCTAGTTCAGTCAGGTTGCAACAAGAAAAAG GCAATGCTCCTTCAACTGACGACAGCAACAGGAGCTCTTGCGGGGACATTCTGTGGTTTATTAGCTGAAAACATTGGAGAATCTGCCACTCTGTGGATCCTGCCTTTCACGGCAGGGGGGTTTATTTATATCGCAACTGTGTCTGTCATCCCTGAGTTACTAGCAGACACTAAAGTAGGACAGACGATAAAAGAGCTCATAGGATTGTTTGTGGGTGTTATGATGATGGTGTTAATTGCTAAATTTGAGTAA
- the LOC141876561 gene encoding surfeit locus protein 1-like, translated as MFSRCNKIFSHSLSRGIRVLHSIKSSPMSTTTSNIRESKMYHLLLIIPISTFGLGTWQIFRLQWKRNLIQELNTRTTEPVQDLPENVGDLSSKDSEYRRVRLRGKFDHSEEIHVLPRSLNEGERSGGGLGRRPKSGAHIITPFEIADSRQRILVNRGWVPKDKIEPKKRLQGQIEGEIELVGFIRQGEKRQPFQAQNNPEKNQWISRDVDAMAEVTGSLPILVDADSASTVPGGPIGGQTRVYLRNEHLQYIITWYALSGFTAYMYYRLRKSPKMNVS; from the exons ATGTTCTCTCGATGCAACAAGATTTTCAGTCACTCCTTATCAAGAGGGATAAGAG TTCTTCATTCCATTAAATCAAGTCCAATGTCAACTACAACTTCAAATATAAGGGAGTCCAAAATGTACCATCTCCTGCTCATTATTCCCATTTCAACCTTTGGTCTTGGAACGTGGCAAATATTCAGATTACAGTGGAAAAGAAATCTGATTCAAGAGCTCAATACGAGAACGACTGAGCCAGTGCAAGATTTACCAGAAAA TGTTGGAGATCTCAGTTCAAAAGATTCAGAATACCGACGTGTAAGATTACGGGGAAAGTTTGACCATTCTGAAGAAATCCATGTCTTACCAAGGTCACTAAATGAGGGTGAACGATCAGGAGGTGGCCTGGGAAGGAGGCCAAAATCTGGTGCTCACATAATCACACCATTTGAGATAGCAGATAGTAG GCAGAGAATCTTAGTCAACAGGGGATGGGTACCAAAGGATAAGATTGAACCAAAGAAAAGATTACAGGGACAG ATAGAAGGAGAGATAGAGCTTGTTGGCTTCATAAGACAAGGGGAAAAA aGGCAGCCATTCCAGGCCCAAAATAATCCCGAAAAGAATCAATGGATTTCTCGTGATGTAGACGCCATGGCAGAGGTGACAGGATCCCTGCCAATTCTTGTAGATGCAGATTCTG CCAGCACAGTTCCTGGTGGACCAATAGGAGGCCAGACTAGAGTGTATCTTCGGAACGAGCATCTCCAGTACATTATTACATG GTACGCCTTATCAGGGTTCACTGCTTATATGTATTACAGACTCAGGAAATCACCAAAAATGAATGTTTCATAA